Proteins encoded by one window of Rhodamnia argentea isolate NSW1041297 chromosome 6, ASM2092103v1, whole genome shotgun sequence:
- the LOC115751719 gene encoding disease resistance protein TAO1-like — protein sequence MEIATSFIYIDWETWNYWPHNLQTRTSDQFKNLPTSRFLQLSQAALRGDFNGLFSELRWLQWFYAHPMVSFSAINLHLPELVVLELSHNQFTASWEGWNSIEAAKRLKVLDLSHSMHLRCTPDLSAFVELECLILYECRELKQVHPSIGKVRSLVSLDLRYCVGLWDLPEEVGELEQLKELVLDDAGIRNIPSSIGSLKKLEKLSASNCRSLRKIPNSIGNLSSLQHLDLHYCFSLSEVPSSIGDLQSLQHLDISRSVIEKLPTAIGRLKKLQRLILTCCTSLKGEIPSEIGSLCSLENLEITFAPISSLPESIRNLSSLKRLDLMGCFELQSLPELPSGLTYLAISCQSLRLPQLSSLIHIEELSIHGCDLQDECITELPSRLLKLHFESCRTLMLHKLEESRFVGM from the exons ATGGAGATAGCTACATCGTTCATTTACATTGACTGGGAAACATGGAATTACTGGCCCCATAATCTCCAGACACGCACAAGTGATCAGTTTAAGAACTTACCGACCTCAAGGTTCCTTCAATTAAGCCAGGCGGCTTTAAGGGGAGACTTCAACGGGTTGTTTTCTGAATTAAGATGGCTTCAGTGGTTTTACGCTCATCCCATGGTGTCTTTTTCGGCAATCAATTTGCATCTTCCTGAATTAGTGGTGCTGGAGTTGTCACACAACCAGTTCACAGCGTCTTGGGAAGGATGGAATTCAATCGAg GCAGCAAAACGGCTGAAAGTTCTCGACCTTTCACATAGCATGCATCTAAGATGTACTCCTGATCTCTCGGCTTTCGTAGAATTGGAGTGTCTCATCTTGTATGAGTGCCGCGAACTGAAGCAAGTCCACCCTTCTATTGGCAAAGTCAGGAGCCTCGTTTCTTTGGACTTGCGTTATTGTGTCGGTCTCTGGGATCTACCGGAAGAAGTGGGCGAATTAGAACAACTAAAAGAACTTGTTTTAGACGATGCTGGTATTAGAAACATTCCTTCGTCCATCGGTTCTCTGAAGAAGTTGGAGAAACTGAGTGCCAGCAATTGTCGttcattgagaaaaatcccCAACTCAATTGGgaatctttcttctctccaacaTCTTGACCTACACTATTGTTTCTCATTGAGCGAAGTCCCTAGCTCAATTGGGGATTTACAAAGTTTGCAACATTTGGACATTAGTCGGTCTGTCATTGAAAAGTTGCCCACTGCAATTGGAAGGTTGAAAAAACTGCAGAGGCTAATTCTCACATGTTGCACTAGTCTAAAAGGGGAAATTCCAAGTGAAATTGGCAGCTTGTGTTCACTTGAGAATCTTGAAATCACTTTCGCGCCAATATCTAGCCTGCCAGAAAGCATTCGAAATCTTTCTTCTCTCAAACGCCTTGACTTAATGGGCTGTTTTGAGCTCCAATCGTTGCCAGAGCTTCCTTCCGGCTTAACGTACTTGGCCATCTCTTGTCAAAGTCTCAGGTTGCCACAGCTTTCTTCCCTAATCCACATAGAAGAACTTAGTATTCATGGGTGCGATCTGCAAGATGAATGCATCACGGAGCTTCCGTCAAGACTCTTGAAACTTCATTTTGAATCCTGTCGTACGCTGATGTTGCATAAGCTTGAGGAATCCAG ATTTGTCGGGATGTGA